Below is a window of Myxococcota bacterium DNA.
CGGTCGGTACCCGCGCTACGTGATCGGCGTCTCGAGCGACGGGGGCGAAGTGTGTCACGCCGGGTACGACTTCGCGGGTGCGTCGAAGGCCGTTCTCGAGACGCTGATCCGCTACCTCTCCCTGCGTCTGAAGGAACACGGCACGCGGGTGAACGCGTTGCGCCCGGGCTTCCTCGACACCGACAGCTCACGGGCGACCTTCGGCAGCGAGAACGTCGACCGCCTGGCCGAAGAGCGGCCGGGGCTCTTCCTCGATCCGCGCGGCGTCGCGCGCACCGCCGTCGGCATCGCATCGGGCTGCTTCGATGCGGTCACGGGACAGGTGATCGTCGTGGACGAGGGCTGGTCCCACGTGAGCCCGATGTCCCTGGTCGCCGGGGTGGGCCTGCCCGGCGCCTTCCCCGAGGGCGAATCCT
It encodes the following:
- a CDS encoding SDR family oxidoreductase, with product MAITIDLKQKAVLITGGTRGLGRAMGLEFARAGASVFLTHRWGSTDEEELIADFTKEGLDAPHILEADVSDGEATRELLGIVRERAGELHTIVSNVAFSKVVNELSDLKKKTLDLSLSYSAWPLVDLVQASEEVFGRYPRYVIGVSSDGGEVCHAGYDFAGASKAVLETLIRYLSLRLKEHGTRVNALRPGFLDTDSSRATFGSENVDRLAEERPGLFLDPRGVARTAVGIASGCFDAVTGQVIVVDEGWSHVSPMSLVAGVGLPGAFPEGESS